TTAGTTGTTGCCCTCTAAACCTATTTACTTTAATATAATTACAACTTACTTCTGGAAGCGCTGTTATATCGCCCCAAATCTTTTCAAATTGTGCAACGGGAAAAATATCTTCTTGTCCCTTTCCCCACCTTTTTTTTACTTCTTTTAGTGTAACATAAGTTGGCATTCTTGAAGCCAAACTTCTAATTGATTTAGCAACTTTTTCACCATCATTCAAATCTTCCCTCGTTAATCCAAAAACCTTTAGAATTTTATTAATATTAATCCAGAAGGTATTTGTATTATAATAAGTTAGATCAAATTCAAGCTCTTCTTTGGGAAAAGCCAAGCCTTCTACTATTCTCAAATGACCATCAACTTTTGCAAGTCCTCCACCACGATCGTTAATATTTCTTGAAATAACTTCAACACTTAGAGCTTTGTTTTTTTCAATATGATAACCTAAAATATATGGATTTATATCTGTCCCAAGAGTATCAATATTATGCATTAAAACATGTTTCAGATTCGGATTTTGGTTTAATAATTTTAACAAAACGCCATTTTTTAGTAAGTTGGGAAATTCATACCAATGCCCCATTGGATGCAAACATTGCAATGGTAAATTATCAGTATAATCACTCGCTTCTCCTTTTGATTCAGCCCAACCAATCAATGAATTGCGAAGACTTTCGATAACTTTTTGTGCTCGTTCATCAAGTATTTGTTGAGGCATTTCTTCCCAAGCAAATCGTAAATCTCGAACAGTTGGGATTAGTCTTAAACCAACACTTTTCCCCGGGGACAAAAGTAGACGACCTTTATAATTATAGTTCTTTTTATACTTTAAGAATTCTTCAATAGGTTTATGAGTCAAGTAACTCGTAGAAATTATATGCGGAATTGATTTATTACTCAACCTGGAAGTTTTCCTACTTTTTGCTAAATGAATTTCTATAAATGTCCTATGGATCCCCTCAAATTTGTAAAAGGGATTAATGCCTTTTACAACACCAGCGCCTTTCGTCCACCTACTTCCAGAACCAGCAGCTAAGGTGAAAACAGCAACCTCATCATTTTTTAATGCGGATAAACCAAGATTATAATATTTATCAATACCTTTTTTAGTTAAGTCAAAAACATCGCTTGAATTAACATCATGAATTTTTGTATTAATTGACAAGCGATTTTGAGCTAGACCGATTCTTCCGTTTTTTAAATTTAATCTAATTTGTTCGTGGGTTTCTTTATCAAACCCGTATAATTTTAGTAGATCATTTAAATTATAGGATAAAGAATTACTTTTTTCATTTGATGGAAGCATTCTATCAAAAAGTAATTGAACAATTTCGGAATATTCTCTGTTTGATTTGCTCGCAGATCCAAGAATTGCCAACTCAGAGCGCTGAAAATCAGTCAAATTGTTTTGTTTTAATAACAACGATGGAACAGTTAGAGCATAATATTTTACAGGTAAAATTGCTCGCGAACCTTTCAAAATTTCTGAAAAGCTTCCCTTTTCATTAATTGAAAAGTCATATACAACCGGATTCATAGCAAACGGAATGGCATGAATCAATTCTTTCATTGTTTGATTCATTATTTCTTGAATACAAATTTTTGCAGCTGACTTTTTTATCGGATTAAAAATAAAACCCATTCCGCCACCAGACATGCCGCCCAGCATCCAAAACCCCCAAAAATCCCTACCAAATCTTTTTTTGACTTTTTTAATAAGCAATTCTGTATAAACATTTGAAGCCCAAGGTATAATTGTTTGAATAGGGCCTTCAAAATTATTTTGCGTAGCTTTTCCAATATCTTTAATATTTCCATTTTTTAGCAAGCCAACAATTTCATCAAATGTTTTAATTGCTTTCTTTCTTCCGAGCCATTCAGACCTTGAACGCAGAAGATATTTTTCTGTAACCATTTCTAAAACGGGTCCAACATCTTGAGCCATTCCACCATGAACCAATACCAAACTATCGTGGAGTTTCTTTTTTAATCCAACCGCTAAATCTTCATTTGAGAGAATAACATGTTTTGGTAAAAGACATCCATTGCTAATTTTAAACTCTGGATCGGTTTCACTTGCAATTACACCAACAATTGTTTTTAATCCGGGCCACAAGCCTCCGGAATCTTGCCAACCACCCCCGGAACCACCAAGCCACTCACCCAATATTGATCGAGCAGCAATTAAACGTCTGTCTTTTTCAGTTAATTCACCTAAAAAGCTTTTTGTTTGACCAGTTGCTCTCATACAAACAGCAATAAGTGATGCCAATAAATTAGTTGAAACAGCAAGTCGTGATCCTTTGGGAATATTGTTAACTTTACTAACTAACTCAATGCCAAAACCGGGCGTAACTAATTTTGAAAGCAATTCTGTTAATGGTTGGTTTGTG
The nucleotide sequence above comes from Ignavibacteriota bacterium. Encoded proteins:
- a CDS encoding UTP--glucose-1-phosphate uridylyltransferase; protein product: MNSLVQIITSKNNNVRNTSIDVVCANKNVKQLLQECDSLEKFWRETNNLYEKVRALFFLYSLHRFYLSTSPNISDVGKIPFEGYTSLLQRRFEEAIEIFLNYNKSNGINQGVSSALASSYYRLGFQKLADQVRKSVKSIRGNQWMFRIGHPFDYPLRVKSELLIKDSSSGLFPVLQEKTPVRMDLTHSGWSDIFFLGMDFPEGARVLNISIDLKVIEKNNHDLPKPPIETYFRIIDKPIIKLTSIDLDTSVELTNINEVFDFAKDYLGLLKAALIASGLVLPGMEGTNQPLTELLSKLVTPGFGIELVSKVNNIPKGSRLAVSTNLLASLIAVCMRATGQTKSFLGELTEKDRRLIAARSILGEWLGGSGGGWQDSGGLWPGLKTIVGVIASETDPEFKISNGCLLPKHVILSNEDLAVGLKKKLHDSLVLVHGGMAQDVGPVLEMVTEKYLLRSRSEWLGRKKAIKTFDEIVGLLKNGNIKDIGKATQNNFEGPIQTIIPWASNVYTELLIKKVKKRFGRDFWGFWMLGGMSGGGMGFIFNPIKKSAAKICIQEIMNQTMKELIHAIPFAMNPVVYDFSINEKGSFSEILKGSRAILPVKYYALTVPSLLLKQNNLTDFQRSELAILGSASKSNREYSEIVQLLFDRMLPSNEKSNSLSYNLNDLLKLYGFDKETHEQIRLNLKNGRIGLAQNRLSINTKIHDVNSSDVFDLTKKGIDKYYNLGLSALKNDEVAVFTLAAGSGSRWTKGAGVVKGINPFYKFEGIHRTFIEIHLAKSRKTSRLSNKSIPHIISTSYLTHKPIEEFLKYKKNYNYKGRLLLSPGKSVGLRLIPTVRDLRFAWEEMPQQILDERAQKVIESLRNSLIGWAESKGEASDYTDNLPLQCLHPMGHWYEFPNLLKNGVLLKLLNQNPNLKHVLMHNIDTLGTDINPYILGYHIEKNKALSVEVISRNINDRGGGLAKVDGHLRIVEGLAFPKEELEFDLTYYNTNTFWININKILKVFGLTREDLNDGEKVAKSIRSLASRMPTYVTLKEVKKRWGKGQEDIFPVAQFEKIWGDITALPEVSCNYIKVNRFRGQQLKEPGQLDGWVRDGSAELVNSLCDWR